CCGAGCGAGTGGCCACCTGGATAAACACACAGTGGCTTTGTTATAAAAGGATGTTGAATTTATTTTGTCTGTAACACTATTTATTGCAGTATATAATTATGCAGAGAGGGCGTCTGGTGCAGCTGTTGCCCTGACCGTTTTCTGTCCTCCTTTTCAGCAGCAGCAAGCTGCCTACCCTGCGCTAATGGTCAGTGGCATTCCCAAATATCTCTATGTGCCATGCTGTTGTTAATTGACTTAGGTGTATGCACACATGTGGGCTTAAAGGGCTTGTGCAATGCTGCATGGCACTTTTCTGTCAAAGTGCTATGCGTTCCACTATAGTAAGTGTAGTCTCTACACTAGAGACTACTCAAATACATTTGCTCAATCttgccttttcttttttttagctCTACTCAGAGAAAAAAGGGGCAAAGAGTAGCTCTTTATCTTGGAATATTAAATTAGAGGAAATAGGCCAGactcctttatttatttattattgtcttcattgatGGCCCTCTAATGAGGGCTCTTGCTGATCAACCATGCATATTACCCATCAGTGCCTCATTAAACACAATGGCTCTCCCCTGCCAATGAACTGGCTCCTTAATTTCCCTCATGGACACAATATTCTAACACACTCACGCGCTCTCTCTCTagctctttgtgtcctgggtacattttgtaattggATTGACATCTGCCCTTTCAAGAAAAGGATGAGGTTGCAAGTTAAAAACCTCACTATGTTTTCCAATCCAGTTCTCTATACCTTCAGGACAGATAATATTGAAGCAATTAAAAAGGCCCTCCAGATAGTATTATAAAGACATGCTTTAGGAGTAGGTGCCCTTTGGAAGACCTACAGTTAAATATCTCTGTTTTAAAAAGTATATTTTAAAGTAAGTTCTTTCGGAGTTGATGTATTTTTAACTATGTGTTTGGCAGGTCCATCCCGTTGTACCAACTCCCCTGCATTTACAAAGTGCCTAATATTCTTGAAATGGCCATAAATGGCCACTGATTGAAGTCCGTCTTGTAAAACAGAGGAGCTAAATTATTCAGCTGGCTCGTAGACGGGTAATAAATTGCTGATGTTTTTATTGGTGTCTCAGCTAAGTATTATTTAACCTTGCTTTAAACTGCTTACTTCCATGCTGAGTGCCTTTTAACTCCCATCCATTTCCCCGTGCCTTTCAAATATTCATGGTGAATATTGGAGGGTTGACTGAGTGCCAGCATGGGACCCCTGGTCCTGGCTCCCACAGCAGCCttccagacacacacaaacacacactcaaataCTTGGAGTGAGAGGGAAGGAGTACCAGCTTCTGGCACTTAGTGTTCCCTCCGTCTCTTAAAGCATGGGTGTGCAAATGATTCATGTTCTGTTAACCCAGGAACATGAATATGAGAGGAGTAAATAGACGCTGGTTTTGTTTTTgaagtgtttaaaaagcaggtagTTGTTTAGCCCACGGGCTGACAGATTCCTACACAGCTTCCTGGTCCTTAAGAGGATTGCTCAACTCACTGATGGCATAGGAGTGCTGCGGCGCTGATGTGAAATGATTCATCTATGCTAAGCAGTAGATGCATCGAACTTtgctttgcattttgttgtaaatgTAGAATGAAATATATGTTCTATTTATTTTCCTCCTCATGCACTACTAACAGTGTAATTGTATCTCGAGCCCTGCTCATGCAATGGACGTGTTGAGCAGTTGATTGTTAGTCATAACTTCTCCTCAGCACAGATCTAGGGATTATGCCACCATGGCTTGGTATTGAAATAGCACTGAGGGGGATTGCTTTTGGATCCTGACCGTAATAGATGTGTGAATGCGCTAATATCATCTAGGGTTTAACTGATCAGCCTCATGTTTAGGAAGTGTGGTTTCTCCTTGCCTTTTCTCCCTGACCCACTGTGTTTCTGTCTATCTCCCTGtctacagcagcagcagctccaggCACAGCACCTCTCCCACGCTGCCCACGGGCCTCCCATCCAGCTGCCTCCTCACCCCTCAGGCCTGCAGCCGCCTGGCATCCCCTCTGTGACAGGCGCAGGATCAGGCCTGCTAGCACTGGGCGCCCTGGGCAGCCAAGCCCACCTCCCAGTGAAGGATGAGAAGAACCACAATGATCTGGAACACAGAGGTGAGGACTTAAACCAATTGGGCATTAGCTGCTCATTATTGAGAAGAATTGAAAAGTGTATTAATCTCAACATTATTGCATAGATGTTAAACAGGgaaaaaataatataaaaagtGTGGTGCTTCTCAGTCTCTAGAGCAGAATGGTAGGGCCCTTAGGTGAGCAGCACATCCTGTCTGTTCACATTCTGTCTGGGTAATGAGCTGGTACATTCCCAGCCCATGACTGCATAAGCTATTCAACAGCTCCAACACACGTTGATAAGAGGGGCCTTGCTGATTCTCACACGTTCAGCCAGAAGCATCTGTTATGATATGCTAACTGACGGGTTTTTCTCTCTTTGCTCCCTGGGGTTTCTTCATCTCCTCGGCCGCCATTGCAATGTCTGCGAAACAGAGAACGCGGTGAGTGTCCAAACCTGAAACTATTTCCTGTTGCAgggcttgtttgtttttttattattattcatcatCACCCTTCCATCTCCACCGCAAATGTCAAGTACAACATTCCTGCCAACAGCATGATGCTGCTGATTTCATGCACTAATCTTCTTTCAATAAAATGATTAATTGGAAATGAGGCTTGGAATATAAATCCTGTGTGTTAATCCAGAAGGGAAATGACTGGTATCATGCTGGAGAGATTAGAAGCCTTGTAATTTCATCACAATTAAAGCAAGACTTTGACTTTCCCTTCTTAAAGGATTTATTTGATCCCTACTGTCTCCCTTGTTTACCAGCTCACTCTCATCCTTGGCATGGGATGAATATTTATGAACACAAATGGAGAATTGTTTTGTTTTCCCCATCCCATCTGGCTGGACCTGCTAAAGTGTTTTATTTGAATGGCTGCGATCTCTGATGGCTGCTGATGTGCCTGTGAGATTGTGTTTCTGTAGGCTGGGCCCGCTGAATGGGTGCAGTCATGTCTGAAGAAATGGAACTCCTGGGGCGATTAGCCGGCCTGTTTTGTTTCTGTGCTCTTGTCCCAGGTCATCTGATAGCAGAGTGGTGACTTTGGTTAATGAGTCACGCTAAGCATCTCTTTAAAGGTCAGCCATTATGCAGACAGTGGCCCTTTGCCCAGACAGCCAGTCCATCGGCCATTGTTCACTTCTCTGGGCTGCCACTGACCTAGTCCATGTTGATGCTCAGGACTTCAAAAGAAGGGACAGAGGGAATCAGGAGAACTTGGCAGTTTGCAGGCAAATGGCAAACTCCAGTGAAAGCCGCTGGACACCTGCCGAGTTCCTCCCATTATGTTGGCGTTTGGAGTGAGTTGTCCCAGCTTGTGTgggcaggcaggctccatgaaAAAGCTCCAGTCAGTCCCACGCTGCCGTGCCCACTGGCAGGATATAGATTCTCTTTCTTTATCAGAGCTCAAAGCCTGAGCTGACATGGTGCCCAAGCTGCGGCAATCAATGCCCACAACATACAATTTCTGTCTCTCCTTGTCTCTCCACCCCTCTCCCTCTCACGCTTAGCCTCACTGACTCTGGAGAAAAGGCCCTCTGTTCAGCCACAACACACTGCTCATGTCCCTGTGAGGCTGTTTGTTGTCCAGTTATGAGGAGGAGGGAGCCCGGCTCAAAAAACAAGCCCTCCTCCTTTCAGTCCAGATAATGGCCCATTCTGTCGTTTGGCCACGGACAGGCTTGTGTGAGAGATTGAGCCTGGCTGGTGTCAGGGCACTGCTTGGAGCGGGCCCACAGCTGCATTTTAAGAGTCCGCAGCATCCCTTGTTGTGTGAATGGGCCCATTTTTAGTGTTTGGATTGGCACACTGTTCTTTGTGAATTCGTAACGGATGAATGACTCGCAACTCTCTTTAACAATGAAAGACAAAATGGTAATAAACtgtttggttttctctttgCAGAATAATTCTGTATCCCCATCCGAAAGCTTACGCACAGCCAGTGAAAAGCACCGCAGCTCCTCTGACTACAGTCTGGACTCTAAGAAACGCAAAGTGGAGGAGAAGGACAGTATGAGCAGATATGTAAGTGAAAAAAGCATCTGTTCGACATTTGGGAAAATACGCCTACACGCTTTTTGTCATATCTGTCTGTTACATATGAAGCTACAACCAGGAGTTGCCTACAGGTTGCTTGGCATAGcttaacaaatacatttatactGTACAGCGCATTTCAGAACCaatccatttcaaagagctttacataaaaaaaaatacacattcaAAACTCGCACATTTAacactttttaaaaaacatttaaattcaaAGTACTTAatcgttaaaaaagcaagagaatagaaaataaaaatgggCAGAAAATACAACAATAAGTTGCAGTGTAAGaaatttaaaaatatgttattAATGAAAGGCAGCGGAAAATGGAATGCCctgatataaaaaataaaataaaaactagcTCTCTATGGCTCACTATGTCACACCTTTTTACATCTTGTTTTTCTGTACAAAAACAAAGTGATCAAACCTATTGTGGTTTTATTGGGGGTTATGTTTGCGAAAAAATGTGGCCGGCAACAGTGGCTTCCCGGAGTCTCCGCTGGTTGCCTGGCAACATCACCATGATTCCAGGATTTTACTGCTCCAGACTCATCCAACTCTTGGCGAGAAGGCAAATGAGTGCATTTCAAAGTACTCCGTTGACCCTCCTGTGGCCAGAGACATTATTTCAAAGGTTTCATTGAGAGAGAAAAAAATAGACTAATTTGAGAAAATTCTCTTTACAGGACAGTGATGGAGAGAAGAGTGACGACCTGGTGGTAGATGTTTCTAATGAGGTGAGCAGAGCAATTATAGTAAATGGAATATTGACATGTACCATGTTATAGCTGTTGCATTAACGTACAAATGTATTGCTGTCTTTCTACAGGACCCTGCCACTCCACGCGCAAGTCCCGCCCACTCCCCACCTGAAAATGGCATTGATAAGCCCCGCCCTCAAAAGAAAGACACCCCCAACAGCCCGGCATCAGTGGCCTCTTCTGGAAGCACCCCGTCATCTAAGGCCAAGGAGCTCAGTCATGTAAGACACCAAGAGTTTCAACAAACTAGGACAGTAAGGGTTTAAAATGAAAATTGCAGAGAGAGCAAAGGGATATGTGCAAATAAATCTGGGACGTTTTCTGCAGTGGATTAGGAATGGCTGTCGGTGCTTTAAGTGCATGACTAAACGCCAGGGATAATATTGTCCAGCATCAGGATCAGTCAGGTCTTCTCTGTTAATAGCTCAATGTATTTAACTCCTCCAGGATTTTTTTCTGCCTCACTAAAAGATTAAAGCCAAAGCAGTAAGGGGATAAAAACAGCCCCATCTCCATTGTGGCCATAATAGGTTTTAGAATAAATAGCAGTTTATGGCTCTGCAGGACTATGAGGGTTGTCAGAATTAGATTGGATTAAGTTCAGTTTGCTCTCAAATTGTCAGTCTGCACAGTGCCTGGTTTCGGGATTGTGATTGCTCTTTCGTTCCCTCGACAGAATGACAAATCCTCCACGCCTGGCCTCAAGTCCACCACCCCCACCCCCCGAAATGATGCCCCCACCCCTGGCACCAGCTCCACTCCTGGGCTCAGACCCATCCTGGGCAAACCACCAGGCATGGAGGCTCTTGGTTGGTACCACTCGCTAGCAACTGAGATAAATAATTGTTCCATCCTCTCCCACTGTACTGTTATGTCACATACCAATATCCTTCTCCTGTCTTTGTCTGTAGCAGCGCCAGCTTTGCGCACCCCTCTATCCATCGCAAGCTCTTACCCTACCCCCTTTGCGATGATGGGCCATCATGAAATGAATGGAGGCCTGACCAGTCCTAGTGTGTACGCTGGGCTGCACATCTCCCCTCAGATGAGCGTTGCAGCAGCTGCAGCCTATGGACGCTCGCCAATGGTAACACTCTTTCCCCTCCTTTTATTTACCTGTATCACCTAAAACGACTGCAAATAGTTAAAAGGATAGTTTGACATTATTGTCTTTCTTGCTCGGAACCAAGATCAATATTTTTTCTGTCTCTTAAAGGGTCCCTGAGGAGTTTTAGACCTCATATAGCGATATGGAGCTTTTTCTTTGAGTAGGACCCTGACAAGAATTGTATTTACCTTTTTGGAGAGTACCAAGCAAGCTGTTTCCCACTGCTTCcagttgtgtttttttatagtTAGCttatttatgctaagctaagcttacTGTAAGATAATATTTAACGGAGTAACGTGTttttaaaaggttttaattttgtcatTTTTCAGGGGTTTGATCCTCACAGCCACATGAGACCCGGCCTTCCAGCCAGCCTCACATCCATTTCTGGTGGCAAACCGTAAGTATCCCACCTATTGTGATAAAGTGATATTTATTGAAGTGTACATTTATgtgtatgtaagtcactttggctaaaagcgtcagctaaataacatgtaatgtatcATAATAGATGACTAATATTTGTCTTTTCTATCAGGGCTTACTCCTTCCACGTCAGTGCAGACGGTCAGATGCAGCCCGTGCCCTTCCCGCCCGACGCCCTGATTGGTCCTGGTATTCCACGGCACGCCCGACAGATCAACACACTGAGCCACGGCGAAGTTGTTTGCGCTGTTACCATAAGCAACCCCACACGTCATGTCTACACTGGTGGCAAAGGCTGTGTCAAAATCTGGGACATCAGCCAACCTGGCAGCAAGAGCCCGGTGTCCCAACTGGACTGTCTGGTGAGCACTGCTGCTGATTCACGTTTCACTCAACAGCTACTTTTTTACTCTTAGTTATGTTTGTGTATAGGTGTAGTCGTA
This region of Pseudochaenichthys georgianus chromosome 6, fPseGeo1.2, whole genome shotgun sequence genomic DNA includes:
- the tle3a gene encoding transducin-like enhancer protein 3-A; its protein translation is MYPQGRHPAPHQPGQPGFKFTVAESCDRIKDEFQFLQAQYHSLKVEYDKLANEKTEMQRHYVMYYEMSYGLNIEMHKQTEIAKRLNAILAQIMPFLSQEHQQQVAQAVERAKQVTMTELNAIIGVRGLPNLPLTQQQAAYPALMQQQLQAQHLSHAAHGPPIQLPPHPSGLQPPGIPSVTGAGSGLLALGALGSQAHLPVKDEKNHNDLEHRENANNSVSPSESLRTASEKHRSSSDYSLDSKKRKVEEKDSMSRYDSDGEKSDDLVVDVSNEDPATPRASPAHSPPENGIDKPRPQKKDTPNSPASVASSGSTPSSKAKELSHNDKSSTPGLKSTTPTPRNDAPTPGTSSTPGLRPILGKPPGMEALAAPALRTPLSIASSYPTPFAMMGHHEMNGGLTSPSVYAGLHISPQMSVAAAAAYGRSPMGFDPHSHMRPGLPASLTSISGGKPAYSFHVSADGQMQPVPFPPDALIGPGIPRHARQINTLSHGEVVCAVTISNPTRHVYTGGKGCVKIWDISQPGSKSPVSQLDCLNRDNYIRSCKLLPDGRTLIVGGEASTLTIWDLASPTPRIKAELTSSAPACYALAISPDAKVCFSCCSDGNIAVWDLHNQTLVRQFQGHTDGASCIDISHDGTKLWTGGLDNTVRSWDLREGRQLQQHDFTSQIFSLGYCPTGEWLAVGMESSNVEVLHHSKPDKYQLHLHESCVLSLKFAYCGKWFVSTGKDNLLNAWRTPYGASIFQSKESSSVLSCDISTDDKYIVTGSGDKKATVYEVIY